One segment of Rhodopirellula baltica SH 1 DNA contains the following:
- a CDS encoding carboxypeptidase regulatory-like domain-containing protein — protein sequence MLYQSKRCWVGSLAVTCFLVMSLLAMPISHAEENSRPEPATLKVSVQDEFGGPIPNASVEAFRWTGEMSPLGNTAQTDTNGEAELAGLPLDDYLYVQISAEGYVRKTPALTFTTATTRDLTVTMYRPVEGWIEVRGEDGQPVVGAELMVLKYTDQDGTEFVLYKGIAASAGVPWQVSDAAGKLKLPPMPANVSLSLTVIHPDWKPTKVAELEPVDGLVSSVTLHKGVPVEVVLQPVGTGQTIPDGTTADVLMMASTSGSFGGLTIRHPFEINDNRIRFQAESTNFGEIRVAMDDYFVGPVRYNFPDSPFEPLNLNGVDSSTIDLKAYPKQKVRGRVVDHLGNGIKNVHVRGMLIDTERMKAIKEASGDSADTIAPFQKAAAMTVAGGATTDATGHYEIELAPGAVSIEAMHHGFYTKDEIPDFEVTPDADQTLPDVVLLPVPIIRGIVQDPTGKPVPGVIAKLTSLGRGDTLPVALSDENGRFELTMTRIPYAAEGEGLEPDASILAIDPHGKLTGSTDVDLLQHDSSSDTIVTLTSDEPKWLTEINKVADQSRYEKIQEHIEALRDQYPAGVVGQPAPLMKSGTWLNTEATSLEAFRGRFVLLDFWFIGCGPCHRDMPQIKVAHDAFPSDKFAVVSVHTNSMKPEVVQTFADENKMPYAIVVDDSRGQISKEYRALGVDSYPSYLLIDPDGNILLNDAVPDGVPASLRQHKIELIHHAIQSWDGYANDRP from the coding sequence ATGCTGTATCAGTCAAAGAGATGTTGGGTTGGATCGCTCGCGGTCACCTGCTTCCTGGTTATGTCGCTACTGGCGATGCCCATCTCGCACGCGGAAGAAAACTCCAGACCGGAGCCGGCAACTTTAAAGGTCAGCGTCCAAGACGAATTCGGCGGCCCAATTCCAAACGCGAGCGTGGAAGCGTTTCGGTGGACCGGAGAGATGTCTCCCCTCGGAAACACAGCCCAGACCGATACGAATGGCGAGGCCGAACTCGCCGGTCTGCCCTTGGACGACTACCTCTATGTCCAAATTTCAGCGGAAGGTTACGTTCGAAAAACGCCTGCTCTCACGTTCACCACCGCAACCACCCGAGACCTGACTGTCACGATGTACCGTCCTGTGGAAGGATGGATTGAAGTGCGCGGCGAAGACGGCCAGCCGGTCGTCGGTGCCGAACTGATGGTTTTGAAGTACACCGATCAAGACGGTACCGAGTTCGTGCTCTACAAAGGCATCGCCGCCAGTGCCGGAGTGCCATGGCAAGTCAGTGACGCGGCGGGCAAACTGAAGTTGCCGCCGATGCCCGCCAATGTTTCATTGTCGCTGACGGTGATCCATCCGGATTGGAAACCGACCAAGGTCGCCGAACTGGAACCGGTCGATGGATTGGTTTCCTCCGTGACGCTGCACAAAGGCGTCCCGGTCGAGGTCGTGCTGCAACCTGTGGGGACCGGCCAAACGATCCCCGATGGAACGACTGCGGACGTTTTGATGATGGCCTCCACAAGCGGATCGTTCGGCGGGCTGACGATTCGTCATCCCTTCGAAATAAACGACAATCGAATCCGATTCCAAGCCGAGTCCACGAACTTCGGTGAGATTCGCGTCGCAATGGATGACTACTTCGTGGGTCCGGTTCGATACAACTTTCCCGATTCGCCCTTTGAACCACTCAACCTCAATGGCGTGGACAGTTCCACGATCGATCTCAAAGCCTACCCAAAACAAAAGGTACGGGGTCGCGTCGTCGACCATTTGGGCAATGGCATCAAAAACGTGCATGTGCGAGGTATGCTGATTGATACGGAGCGGATGAAAGCGATCAAAGAAGCTTCCGGCGACTCCGCCGACACGATTGCCCCGTTTCAGAAAGCGGCCGCCATGACGGTTGCGGGAGGAGCAACCACCGACGCCACCGGCCACTATGAAATCGAGCTCGCTCCCGGAGCGGTTTCCATCGAAGCGATGCACCATGGTTTTTATACCAAAGACGAGATACCCGATTTTGAAGTCACGCCGGACGCTGATCAAACATTGCCCGATGTCGTGCTGCTGCCCGTTCCGATCATCCGCGGCATTGTTCAGGATCCGACAGGCAAACCGGTTCCTGGCGTGATCGCGAAACTGACGAGTCTCGGCCGAGGAGACACTTTGCCGGTGGCTCTGTCCGATGAAAACGGCAGGTTTGAACTGACAATGACGCGGATTCCGTACGCGGCCGAAGGCGAAGGGCTGGAACCTGACGCCTCGATCCTTGCCATCGATCCCCACGGTAAGCTCACAGGAAGCACGGACGTCGATTTGCTCCAGCACGATTCGTCCTCCGATACGATCGTCACCTTAACCTCTGACGAGCCGAAATGGTTGACGGAGATCAACAAGGTAGCCGACCAGTCGCGATACGAGAAAATCCAAGAGCACATCGAAGCCTTGAGGGACCAATACCCGGCCGGAGTCGTGGGACAACCGGCGCCACTCATGAAATCCGGAACTTGGCTGAACACGGAAGCGACAAGTCTGGAGGCATTCCGAGGGCGTTTCGTGTTGCTCGATTTCTGGTTCATCGGCTGCGGCCCCTGTCACCGCGACATGCCTCAAATCAAAGTCGCCCACGATGCGTTCCCGAGCGACAAGTTCGCCGTCGTCAGCGTGCATACCAACTCGATGAAACCCGAAGTCGTTCAAACATTTGCGGACGAAAACAAGATGCCCTACGCGATTGTGGTCGACGACTCGCGGGGCCAAATCTCAAAGGAGTATCGGGCACTGGGCGTCGATTCCTACCCCAGCTACTTGTTGATCGACCCCGACGGGAACATCCTGCTCAACGATGCAGTTCCCGATGGCGTCCCAGCCTCGCTGCGTCAGCACAAAATCGAATTGATCCACCACGCCATTCAGTCCTGGGACGGGTATGCGAATGATCGTCCATGA
- a CDS encoding PDDEXK family nuclease translates to MDSLDELIRPIRHSPQLPLLVDRLTQQLQAERDARERFYDEMTPEQKIEFIDGEVLLHSPARNRHLDATLNVAKLIHTFVARHRLGTVKAEKCLCVFPRND, encoded by the coding sequence ATGGACTCCCTCGACGAACTGATTCGACCGATTCGTCATTCACCGCAACTGCCGTTGTTGGTCGATCGTTTGACGCAGCAACTTCAAGCCGAACGCGACGCTCGAGAGCGTTTCTATGACGAGATGACGCCTGAACAAAAGATCGAGTTCATCGATGGAGAGGTCCTTTTGCATTCCCCCGCTCGAAACCGTCATTTGGACGCCACGCTCAATGTCGCAAAACTGATCCACACCTTCGTGGCGCGTCATCGCTTGGGCACGGTCAAAGCGGAAAAGTGCCTCTGCGTTTTCCCTCGAAACGATTAA
- a CDS encoding Uma2 family endonuclease: MVFFGLEKTSQVEPETMKFPVPDLAVEVLSPSTEARDRGVKFEDYAANRVGEYWIISTEEATVEQFVLEKGTYHLRMKSSSGRLVSTVVTGLELEVEALFDEEKNLAALAQILA; encoded by the coding sequence ATCGTCTTTTTCGGCCTTGAAAAAACTTCCCAAGTTGAACCCGAGACGATGAAATTCCCGGTACCGGATTTAGCCGTGGAGGTCTTGTCGCCATCAACTGAGGCACGCGATCGCGGCGTCAAATTCGAAGACTACGCCGCCAACAGGGTCGGCGAATACTGGATCATCAGCACCGAAGAGGCGACCGTCGAGCAATTCGTTCTCGAGAAGGGGACCTACCATTTGCGAATGAAATCCTCCTCGGGACGCCTGGTCAGCACCGTAGTCACCGGCCTGGAGCTGGAAGTCGAAGCCCTCTTCGACGAAGAGAAGAACCTCGCGGCACTCGCCCAGATCCTGGCTTAA
- a CDS encoding class-III pyridoxal-phosphate-dependent aminotransferase, producing the protein MLHAESLRQDPRIAQAKQLIAEAMRDHSASMTDVSPSDPDQSANYQSLIDGFTCARGGPPIWPYFASGLGNGPYVELADGSVKLDFIGGIGVHGGGHSNPDLVSASIDAAIEDTVMQGNLQQNPASIEMMQRLVSLASESGAPLEHVLLSTSGAMANENALKLAFHHRQPADRIIAFDNAFAGRSIALAALTDRPAYRNGLPKAIQVDYLPFLHPDHPEKSQRWAVDELKRLLKRYPGKHAAFWAEPIAGEGGYYPGSHDFFTALCEPLREAGVPIIFDEVQTFSRTSRPFAFQHYGLDQFADIVTVGKITQVCATLYRNDFHPKAPILSQTFTGSTSAISTGLATLDALQSTHCFGADGGNMKRHAYFAEQLQKLVDKYPGSISGPFGEGMMIVFTPGDGTLDHAKLLMNLMFEEGLLGFLCGAEPARLRFLPPPMITTNDHIDAAIKLLDRSLEKFVSQK; encoded by the coding sequence ATGCTTCACGCCGAATCACTTCGTCAGGACCCCCGAATCGCACAAGCCAAGCAATTGATTGCCGAAGCAATGCGTGATCATTCCGCTTCCATGACGGATGTTTCGCCCAGCGATCCCGACCAATCGGCGAACTACCAATCCCTGATCGACGGGTTCACCTGCGCCCGAGGCGGCCCACCCATCTGGCCTTACTTTGCGTCCGGACTCGGAAACGGTCCCTACGTCGAACTGGCTGATGGCAGCGTCAAACTGGATTTCATCGGCGGAATCGGCGTGCATGGCGGCGGTCACTCAAATCCCGACCTGGTCTCGGCCAGCATCGATGCTGCGATCGAAGACACGGTCATGCAGGGGAATCTGCAACAGAACCCCGCCAGCATCGAAATGATGCAGCGACTCGTTTCGCTCGCGTCCGAATCAGGAGCACCGCTCGAACACGTGTTGCTTTCCACCAGCGGCGCGATGGCGAACGAAAACGCATTGAAGCTCGCGTTCCACCACCGACAGCCCGCCGACCGAATCATCGCCTTTGACAACGCCTTCGCCGGTCGATCGATCGCGTTGGCTGCTTTGACCGATCGCCCCGCCTACCGAAACGGTTTGCCCAAAGCGATCCAGGTCGACTACTTGCCCTTCCTGCATCCAGATCACCCTGAGAAATCTCAACGATGGGCAGTCGATGAATTGAAACGATTGCTCAAACGCTATCCAGGAAAACACGCGGCATTCTGGGCTGAACCAATTGCTGGCGAAGGCGGCTACTACCCCGGCAGCCACGACTTCTTCACCGCACTGTGCGAACCACTCCGGGAAGCGGGCGTACCGATCATCTTCGATGAAGTGCAAACGTTCTCAAGAACCAGCCGACCATTTGCGTTTCAACATTACGGCCTGGACCAATTCGCCGACATCGTCACCGTTGGCAAGATCACTCAGGTCTGCGCGACGCTGTACCGAAACGACTTCCACCCCAAGGCACCGATCCTCAGTCAAACGTTCACCGGATCGACGTCCGCGATTTCGACCGGACTGGCGACGTTGGATGCATTGCAATCCACCCATTGCTTCGGTGCGGACGGCGGAAACATGAAACGCCACGCCTACTTTGCCGAGCAACTTCAAAAGCTTGTCGACAAATATCCTGGGTCGATTTCAGGTCCTTTCGGCGAAGGCATGATGATCGTGTTCACACCCGGTGACGGCACACTCGATCACGCCAAGTTGCTGATGAACTTGATGTTCGAAGAAGGCTTGCTCGGATTCCTCTGCGGTGCCGAACCGGCACGTTTGCGTTTCCTGCCGCCACCGATGATCACCACCAACGATCACATCGACGCGGCGATCAAGTTGCTCGACCGATCCCTCGAAAAGTTCGTTTCGCAAAAGTAA
- a CDS encoding metallophosphoesterase — MIDLIQPLANRLDTLFAEPLFRILLLAAILLAHFGLRLTFYNRLNSMGWKRATIKRIEKIAFAETWITPFVLGWIFFHPILSWLRGEARLEVLPVGVLAYAAFCLVMGGLFGFLWLLWRPIWKIQHVSAKRDVQVHDVSKQTGLTLARTRKCRWAAKLPMNQIFEMAVEQIELPVVGLPEKLDGYKIAHLSDIHLTGQVAPDFTAHAVSIATDWSPDLIALTGDIVDKQPCVAWLHGLFSPARAKDGCYFVLGNHDTRVSDPDVVRDRMTDAGWIDVGGKIETVSLRSLECQLLGNEWPWFTRPNDPFISDESIDFRLCLSHSPDQFDWCRRNGVDLMLAGHTHGGQGQLPLAGPILSPSWHGSRWASGDFYRSPTTLHVSRGLSGVHLLRIRCRPELSLITLRCPGS; from the coding sequence ATGATCGATCTCATTCAACCACTGGCCAATCGCTTGGACACTCTTTTCGCGGAGCCGCTTTTTCGCATCTTGTTGCTGGCTGCAATTTTGCTTGCACACTTTGGATTGCGGCTGACGTTCTACAATCGCTTGAACTCGATGGGATGGAAGCGAGCCACGATCAAGCGAATCGAGAAGATCGCTTTTGCTGAAACCTGGATCACGCCTTTTGTTTTGGGATGGATTTTCTTTCATCCAATCTTGAGTTGGTTGCGCGGTGAAGCTCGTTTGGAAGTCCTGCCCGTTGGTGTGCTGGCTTATGCCGCGTTCTGTTTGGTGATGGGCGGCCTGTTTGGATTTCTGTGGTTGTTGTGGCGACCGATTTGGAAAATTCAACATGTTTCGGCGAAGCGTGATGTTCAGGTGCATGACGTTTCAAAACAAACCGGACTGACGTTGGCACGCACTCGCAAGTGTCGATGGGCGGCGAAGTTGCCGATGAACCAGATCTTCGAAATGGCGGTGGAGCAGATCGAGTTGCCCGTCGTTGGTTTGCCGGAGAAGCTGGATGGGTACAAGATCGCTCATCTGTCAGACATTCATTTGACGGGGCAAGTCGCACCTGACTTCACTGCTCACGCGGTTTCGATCGCCACAGATTGGTCGCCGGATTTGATCGCACTGACGGGCGACATTGTCGACAAACAACCCTGCGTGGCTTGGTTGCACGGTTTGTTTTCGCCCGCGCGAGCGAAGGACGGTTGTTACTTCGTGCTCGGCAACCATGACACGCGTGTTTCGGATCCTGACGTGGTGCGGGACCGAATGACGGACGCCGGATGGATTGATGTTGGCGGGAAAATCGAAACGGTGTCTTTGCGTTCGCTTGAGTGTCAGTTGTTGGGGAATGAGTGGCCCTGGTTCACTCGGCCGAACGACCCGTTCATCTCGGATGAGAGCATTGACTTTCGATTGTGTTTGTCACACAGTCCCGATCAATTCGATTGGTGTCGTCGGAACGGGGTGGATTTGATGTTGGCTGGTCACACCCATGGCGGGCAAGGTCAATTGCCATTGGCCGGTCCGATTTTGAGCCCCAGTTGGCACGGCAGTCGTTGGGCATCGGGAGATTTCTACCGATCACCGACGACGCTGCACGTTTCGCGTGGGCTCAGTGGAGTTCATCTGTTGCGTATTCGTTGTCGGCCTGAATTGTCGCTGATCACCTTGCGGTGCCCAGGTTCGTAA
- a CDS encoding SixA phosphatase family protein → MRHAKSDWADARLSDHERPLNARGRRDAPRIAGWMQDNGCQPDFLLSSDSKRTRETAAFLNSRWDSTVPTYFSLDLYLASASAIFQMIRSTKQWLADENGTSISTPETLLVLGHNPGISAAASELLGHSCGFPTAGLAVFECEVSSWSDELGPENCEVWKEIRPKQLP, encoded by the coding sequence ATGCGTCACGCCAAAAGTGACTGGGCCGACGCCAGGTTGTCTGATCACGAACGACCGCTGAACGCCCGGGGACGTCGCGATGCCCCGAGAATTGCGGGGTGGATGCAGGACAACGGTTGCCAACCTGATTTCCTGCTCTCTTCTGATTCCAAGCGGACTCGCGAGACGGCAGCATTTCTCAATTCGCGTTGGGATTCGACCGTCCCAACCTATTTTTCATTGGATCTTTATTTGGCATCCGCATCGGCGATTTTCCAAATGATCCGTTCGACCAAGCAGTGGCTTGCCGACGAAAATGGAACTTCGATCAGCACCCCGGAAACGTTGCTCGTTCTAGGACACAATCCGGGGATCAGTGCGGCGGCGAGCGAGTTGCTGGGGCACTCGTGTGGATTCCCCACCGCGGGGCTGGCGGTATTCGAGTGCGAAGTCTCGTCTTGGTCGGATGAGCTTGGCCCAGAGAATTGCGAAGTCTGGAAAGAGATCCGGCCGAAGCAACTTCCATGA
- a CDS encoding PQQ-binding-like beta-propeller repeat protein yields the protein MRASSLFRISPLDLVSCARSNLLVLGIVAATTPLATADDWSGWMGDQRDGVYRESGVIESIPDSGLKQKWKVSIAGGYAGPSVADGRVFVFDYARRQGEAFNDPGKRANLTGDERLIVLDSETGKELWRHEYERPYSISYPAGPRCTPTIDGDRVYILGSEGDLRCLSVTDGELIWSRNFPKDFSAEVPIWGFAAHPLIEGDLLYTMVGGDGQGVVAFDKMTGEVRWKQLDSNAGYCAPSILKRGDQQQLLVFSPTGIHGLNLVSGEPIWNIELSPMFDMSIAVPAVDGNRVYASGIRTESVMFELNENATAATELWRGERDHSVFSSNSPAVFIDGVVYGTDCNVGELIAFDAQNGDRLWSTFQATQPDEKRFIKHGTAFLTRIGDSNRFFVFSENGDLMIATLSKDGFEEHGRFHAIEPTEEAFGRSVAWTHPAYANQTVFIRNDQEIVAYSLAKPE from the coding sequence ATGCGTGCTTCTTCTCTTTTTCGCATCTCGCCCCTCGATTTGGTTTCCTGTGCTCGATCGAATCTGCTTGTCCTCGGAATAGTCGCTGCCACGACTCCGCTCGCTACTGCAGATGACTGGTCGGGTTGGATGGGAGATCAACGCGATGGAGTTTATCGCGAATCGGGCGTCATCGAATCGATCCCGGATTCGGGGCTAAAACAAAAATGGAAAGTCTCCATCGCCGGCGGCTACGCGGGTCCATCGGTCGCCGACGGGCGAGTGTTTGTGTTTGATTACGCGAGACGCCAGGGCGAGGCGTTCAACGATCCCGGCAAACGCGCGAATTTGACGGGCGATGAACGGTTGATCGTTTTGGATTCAGAAACTGGCAAGGAACTGTGGCGTCACGAGTACGAACGTCCTTACAGCATTTCGTATCCTGCCGGCCCACGCTGTACGCCCACAATCGACGGTGATCGAGTCTACATCCTCGGAAGTGAGGGCGATTTGCGTTGCCTATCAGTCACGGATGGTGAACTGATTTGGAGCCGCAATTTCCCTAAAGACTTCTCAGCCGAAGTTCCAATCTGGGGTTTCGCCGCACATCCGTTGATCGAAGGTGACTTGCTTTACACGATGGTCGGTGGCGACGGACAAGGCGTGGTTGCGTTTGACAAAATGACGGGAGAAGTTCGTTGGAAGCAACTTGATAGCAACGCCGGTTACTGTGCTCCATCCATTTTGAAGCGTGGCGATCAACAACAACTGCTGGTCTTTTCGCCCACCGGCATTCATGGACTGAATTTGGTCAGCGGCGAACCGATCTGGAACATCGAACTCAGTCCGATGTTTGATATGTCGATCGCTGTCCCCGCCGTCGATGGCAACCGAGTATACGCCAGTGGAATTCGTACCGAATCGGTGATGTTCGAACTCAACGAAAACGCAACCGCCGCCACAGAACTTTGGCGTGGCGAACGAGATCACTCGGTGTTTTCTAGCAACAGCCCCGCCGTCTTCATCGATGGGGTCGTTTACGGAACCGATTGCAACGTTGGGGAATTGATTGCGTTTGATGCCCAAAATGGCGATCGTCTTTGGTCAACCTTCCAGGCCACCCAACCGGACGAAAAACGATTCATCAAACATGGCACTGCGTTTCTGACTCGAATCGGCGATTCCAATCGCTTCTTTGTTTTCTCGGAAAACGGCGACCTGATGATCGCGACGCTTTCCAAAGATGGATTCGAAGAGCATGGGCGATTTCACGCGATCGAACCCACCGAAGAAGCGTTTGGTCGGTCGGTGGCATGGACTCATCCTGCCTATGCAAACCAAACCGTCTTCATTCGGAACGACCAAGAAATCGTCGCCTACAGTCTGGCAAAACCAGAGTGA
- a CDS encoding EVE domain-containing protein, which translates to MKYWLMKTEPNTFSIDDLAEQPEQITCWEGVRNYQARNLLRDEIEEGDQVLFYHSACKTPAVVGLATVSRGGYPDHHAFDKKSHYFDPKSNPDSPTWYMVDIKLNKKLERPVTLAELREEATKARSPLVDMVLLQKGSRLSVQPVSKKQFDRVVKLSEK; encoded by the coding sequence ATGAAGTACTGGCTGATGAAGACGGAACCGAACACGTTCAGCATTGATGACTTGGCTGAACAACCCGAGCAAATCACCTGCTGGGAAGGTGTTCGAAACTACCAAGCTCGCAATTTGCTTCGTGACGAAATTGAAGAAGGCGACCAAGTTCTCTTTTATCACTCGGCCTGCAAGACGCCCGCTGTTGTTGGCCTGGCAACGGTGAGCCGCGGTGGCTATCCCGACCATCACGCGTTCGACAAAAAGAGCCACTATTTCGACCCCAAAAGCAATCCGGATTCACCGACTTGGTACATGGTCGACATCAAACTGAACAAGAAACTAGAACGCCCGGTTACCTTGGCCGAATTGCGAGAAGAAGCCACCAAAGCTCGCAGTCCCTTGGTCGACATGGTATTGCTTCAAAAAGGCAGCCGTCTGTCAGTTCAGCCTGTCTCCAAAAAGCAATTTGACCGGGTCGTCAAACTTTCCGAAAAGTAA
- a CDS encoding DUF6960 family protein — MIEFPQYGIYPRWPEDGQGWIHPDDVAVVSKLLPGERVVRRESFDGTYYHCRYGKWTFRLRPALWLQIKAEDLDVGDEVETVGLGMERDLFVGEVIGMYYVRRKGRIAYRLRRSDQNIPRLFLREHLRLLSDKQRVRQGEIEHPTPKWNGSGERIGFSD, encoded by the coding sequence TTGATCGAATTTCCACAGTACGGGATCTATCCGCGTTGGCCAGAAGACGGTCAGGGGTGGATTCATCCGGACGATGTTGCCGTCGTTTCGAAGCTCCTGCCCGGCGAACGGGTGGTGCGACGGGAATCATTCGACGGCACCTATTATCACTGTCGCTATGGAAAATGGACTTTTCGCTTGCGACCCGCGTTGTGGTTGCAGATCAAAGCTGAGGATCTGGATGTCGGTGACGAGGTCGAGACCGTGGGGCTCGGGATGGAACGAGATCTGTTTGTCGGCGAAGTGATCGGAATGTACTACGTCCGCCGAAAAGGTCGGATTGCCTATCGTTTAAGGCGGTCCGATCAGAACATTCCGCGACTGTTCTTGCGGGAGCATCTGCGATTGTTGTCAGACAAACAGCGAGTCCGGCAGGGCGAGATCGAGCATCCCACTCCCAAGTGGAACGGATCGGGGGAACGAATTGGATTCTCGGATTGA
- a CDS encoding peptidylprolyl isomerase: protein MTVRAFVLSLVGIATFGLTAGPASSTSAADPAKGEVTHKVYFDVSIGSEPAGRIVLGLFGKDVPKTAENFRALSTGEKGEGKLGVPLDFEGSAFHRVIPGFMLQGGDFTAGNGTGGESIYGMKFADENFKFQHTTPGLLSMANSGRNTNGSQFFITVAPTPWLDGKHVVFGRVIEGMDVVKKIEAQGSGSGQTRKLIKITEAGEVKE from the coding sequence ATGACTGTTCGTGCTTTCGTTTTGTCGCTGGTTGGAATCGCAACCTTCGGTTTGACTGCAGGCCCCGCCTCCTCGACTTCCGCGGCTGATCCAGCCAAAGGCGAGGTTACTCATAAAGTCTATTTCGATGTCTCAATCGGCAGCGAGCCAGCGGGACGCATCGTCTTGGGGTTGTTCGGCAAGGACGTCCCCAAAACAGCCGAGAACTTCCGTGCACTGTCGACCGGGGAAAAAGGCGAAGGAAAATTGGGCGTGCCTCTGGATTTCGAAGGCAGCGCATTTCACCGCGTGATTCCCGGATTCATGCTTCAGGGCGGCGACTTCACCGCCGGCAACGGAACCGGTGGTGAAAGCATTTATGGGATGAAGTTTGCCGACGAAAACTTCAAATTCCAACACACGACCCCTGGTCTGCTGAGCATGGCAAACAGTGGTCGTAACACCAATGGTTCACAATTCTTTATCACCGTCGCTCCAACCCCGTGGTTGGACGGAAAACACGTCGTTTTCGGGCGAGTGATTGAGGGCATGGATGTCGTCAAGAAAATTGAAGCTCAAGGCAGTGGATCGGGCCAGACTCGTAAGTTGATCAAGATCACCGAAGCCGGCGAAGTTAAAGAGTAA
- a CDS encoding DUF58 domain-containing protein → MGFGKRFQTLFEIASQWPWLLLVLASLPLVLAAFWLRIYPTRRWVAMIGISVVLSVAVVFFPSLLVILGLFDGLVIAVTAIDGLLLVITTRKMLGDGLTIERTVSRTSSLGVPLDCSLILRNHTQLRMRGDIRDDVPEYFVSEPTQHNLDLPPRLQLQLRRKLTPHRRGAFKLDRVDLKLFSPLGLWQRHINRSLHSQLNVFPDMKQLSDYALLARTDRLSLIGVRRTRRIGQDSDFERLRDYTRDDNYRHIDWRSTARRNKLTVRQFQSDQSQRLIFLLDCGRMMTNQRNGYSLLDHALNSILMMSYVALHQGDSVGMICFSDTIHAYLPPRGGASQMNRLLQAGFDQFPRMVESRYDQAFLYLNSHCKRRSLVTLTTNIVDEVNAEVVSDHLSNLTGTHLPLAVVLRDREMFDAADYPAEVLQTTNGQIATTSLDETKTYRAAAAAEMLVWREEVLSGLRHKGVLVVDAFPDELSAPMVNQYLQVKAQHLL, encoded by the coding sequence ATGGGCTTCGGAAAACGTTTTCAAACGCTCTTCGAAATCGCCAGCCAGTGGCCGTGGCTTTTACTGGTGCTTGCCAGCTTGCCGCTGGTTTTGGCTGCATTTTGGCTGCGAATCTACCCGACCCGACGTTGGGTCGCGATGATCGGAATCAGCGTCGTGCTCAGTGTCGCGGTCGTGTTTTTCCCCAGCTTGCTCGTCATTCTCGGACTTTTCGATGGACTAGTCATCGCGGTGACCGCAATTGACGGATTGCTGCTCGTGATCACCACCCGAAAGATGCTTGGTGACGGACTGACGATCGAGCGGACCGTTTCTCGCACGAGTTCTCTGGGCGTTCCGCTCGACTGCTCGCTCATTCTGCGAAATCACACGCAACTAAGAATGCGTGGCGATATTCGAGACGATGTCCCTGAATACTTCGTTTCCGAGCCCACTCAGCACAATCTGGATTTGCCTCCTAGACTGCAATTGCAGTTGCGTCGGAAACTAACCCCCCACCGGCGAGGCGCGTTCAAACTTGATCGCGTCGATCTCAAACTCTTCAGCCCGCTGGGTTTATGGCAACGGCATATCAATCGTTCACTGCACAGCCAGCTGAATGTCTTTCCCGATATGAAGCAGTTGTCTGACTACGCGCTACTCGCACGCACGGACCGCCTGAGCCTAATCGGGGTGCGCCGGACTCGACGAATTGGACAAGACAGCGATTTCGAACGCTTGCGGGATTACACACGCGACGACAACTACCGACATATTGACTGGCGAAGCACGGCCCGCCGCAACAAACTCACCGTACGGCAATTCCAAAGCGACCAAAGCCAACGCCTAATCTTCCTTCTCGACTGCGGTCGGATGATGACCAACCAGCGAAATGGCTATTCCTTGCTGGATCATGCCCTCAATTCCATCCTGATGATGTCCTATGTGGCACTGCATCAGGGAGATTCAGTTGGAATGATCTGTTTCAGCGATACGATTCATGCGTATCTGCCGCCACGCGGCGGGGCAAGCCAAATGAATCGGTTGCTGCAGGCCGGATTTGACCAGTTCCCGAGAATGGTCGAATCGAGATATGACCAAGCCTTCCTCTACCTCAATTCTCATTGCAAACGTCGGTCGCTCGTAACACTCACCACCAACATCGTTGACGAAGTGAATGCGGAAGTCGTCTCGGACCATCTTTCCAACCTTACCGGAACACACCTTCCACTGGCTGTGGTTCTTCGAGATCGCGAAATGTTTGATGCGGCAGACTATCCCGCCGAAGTTCTCCAAACCACGAACGGACAAATCGCAACCACTTCGCTCGACGAAACCAAAACGTATCGGGCCGCAGCTGCCGCAGAAATGCTGGTTTGGCGAGAAGAAGTCCTATCGGGACTTCGTCACAAAGGCGTTCTAGTGGTCGATGCGTTCCCGGACGAATTGAGTGCACCGATGGTCAATCAATACCTGCAAGTAAAAGCACAGCACCTGCTGTAA